In the Desulfobulbaceae bacterium DB1 genome, GGCTGGCACCCTTTCCATGTTGCGTGGATTGGCTCTGGAAGTCAGGCGGTCAATGGCGTTTTCCGTCTTGTTCTCCGTATAAATTTTTTCGCCAAGTTCTCGATCCCATTTTTCAATCTGTTTTTCATCCGGAAAGGCATCTCGGACGGTGAGGCGGGTGGGGCCGGGTATTTTTTCGGGATCTTTCAAAGTGTTTCCATGTGCCTCAGCGGCAAGCCCGAAGACGATTGAAATTTTTGAATTGCATTCTGGTTTGTTGCATGGGCCAGCTTTAAATTCTTTCGTCTTTTTGTCTTGTTCTATATGCACACAGTCATGCGCCCATTCCAGAAGACTTCGCATCTTACCCTTGAGGGATGAGCCTGGAATATAGGGCACGCCATTAATGGTGTTTTTGATCACCGGGTTATCAAGACCGCCGATATCGAAGCCCTCGTCAGTGCCGCCTATATGGAGGCCTGTCAGGAGTTTAATGTCTGCGGTGATGATGTATTTGCCAAGGAAAGAGAAATCAGGTTTGCTATTAGTCATGGCGGCCTCCTCTAATTGCCCTTGTTTGTATCGAATTGCTTTTGGTATGCCACTACTGCGGTCATAAATTGGACAAACTGTC is a window encoding:
- a CDS encoding type III-A CRISPR-associated RAMP protein Csm3; the encoded protein is MTNSKPDFSFLGKYIITADIKLLTGLHIGGTDEGFDIGGLDNPVIKNTINGVPYIPGSSLKGKMRSLLEWAHDCVHIEQDKKTKEFKAGPCNKPECNSKISIVFGLAAEAHGNTLKDPEKIPGPTRLTVRDAFPDEKQIEKWDRELGEKIYTENKTENAIDRLTSRANPRNMERVPADSIFKAEFVYDVYRPTDRQHLKLLFEGMMLLQDTYLGGGGTRGSGRVVFENIKVEARDRSHYVGGNSAGLAVKVDEEAKTAQNFRDRFDTIFPEISQNPKGQ